From a region of the Bacillota bacterium genome:
- the tilS gene encoding tRNA lysidine(34) synthetase TilS yields MSVVQDVLLTIKKYNMIESGNRVLVAVSGGPDSMALLHILFGLKDQLGIQLHVFHLNHCFRGTESMQDACLVEDTAQLLGVPYTLEKFDVPAYCVQNHKSNQEGAREVRYNLISRISSQIGAARVALGHHADDQAETVIANFLRGSGLTGLKGFLPLREEFYIRPLFRLRRKDIEEYCKVNKISYRIDSSNKKTVYKRNQIRLELIPVLEDYNPALVNTLLKTAEVLRAEDEFLENEAGKVCTSPMVSNECNGWVLDIDLLTALPLALQRRVMRKLWSRMVGEPGGLGFGHLEVILDLLQEGKGSWESHLPRGIHVTRSYNQLYFKKESESNERAPVDRYHINVPGETQIPGLGVVVRANVLFRGETLDPEMLPAQEVLLDYDKLNGKLFVRTRLHGDRFSPLGMNGAEVKLKKFFIDQKIPWEKRESIPLVTCNGEIAWVAGVRPAEKFKVDEASERLLHLSLLKQ; encoded by the coding sequence ATGTCTGTTGTCCAAGATGTACTGTTAACCATAAAAAAGTACAATATGATAGAATCCGGGAACAGGGTACTGGTAGCTGTGTCCGGAGGTCCTGACTCAATGGCCTTGTTACATATCCTTTTTGGCCTGAAAGATCAATTGGGCATTCAACTGCATGTTTTCCATTTGAATCATTGTTTCCGGGGAACCGAAAGCATGCAAGATGCTTGTTTGGTTGAGGATACCGCACAGCTTTTGGGTGTACCCTATACCTTAGAAAAGTTTGATGTGCCGGCTTACTGTGTTCAAAACCATAAATCAAACCAGGAAGGTGCCCGGGAAGTACGATACAACCTTATTTCCCGTATTTCATCCCAAATTGGGGCGGCGCGGGTGGCGCTGGGTCACCATGCCGATGACCAGGCGGAAACCGTAATTGCTAATTTTTTGAGAGGTTCGGGATTGACTGGATTGAAAGGGTTTTTGCCGCTGCGGGAAGAATTTTATATCCGGCCGCTTTTTAGGTTGCGCCGAAAGGATATTGAGGAATACTGTAAAGTTAACAAAATAAGTTATAGAATAGATTCTTCCAATAAAAAAACCGTTTACAAACGAAACCAAATCCGGTTAGAATTAATTCCGGTTTTGGAAGATTATAACCCCGCACTGGTTAATACACTTTTAAAAACAGCCGAAGTTTTAAGAGCAGAAGATGAATTTTTGGAAAATGAAGCCGGTAAGGTTTGTACTTCTCCCATGGTATCTAATGAATGTAATGGTTGGGTCTTGGATATTGACTTATTGACGGCGCTGCCTCTTGCATTACAGCGCCGTGTAATGCGTAAACTATGGAGTAGAATGGTTGGAGAACCCGGTGGACTGGGGTTTGGGCACCTTGAAGTTATACTGGATTTGCTGCAAGAAGGTAAGGGCAGCTGGGAAAGCCATTTGCCAAGGGGTATACATGTAACAAGAAGCTATAATCAGTTGTATTTTAAAAAGGAAAGTGAATCAAATGAGAGAGCCCCTGTTGATCGCTACCATATTAATGTACCCGGTGAAACTCAGATTCCGGGATTGGGGGTTGTTGTCAGGGCAAATGTGTTGTTTAGGGGCGAAACTCTTGATCCTGAAATGTTACCGGCACAAGAGGTGTTACTTGACTATGATAAGCTGAACGGTAAATTATTTGTTCGCACGCGACTCCATGGTGATCGTTTCTCACCTCTTGGAATGAACGGGGCCGAAGTAAAGTTGAAAAAGTTTTTTATTGATCAAAAAATACCCTGGGAAAAAAGAGAAAGTATTCCTCTGGTTACTTGTAATGGTGAAATTGCCTGGGTTGCCGGAGTCAGACCGGCAGAAAAGTTCAAGGTGGACGAGGCTTCGGAACGGCTCTTGCACTTGAGTTTACTTAAGCAATAG